The genome window TCGGATTGTTTTCCTATAAACatcaattaaaccattaaattgCCTCTCGCCGCCCTTTGTAACTGCCTTGGCATCATTCGTCAGACGCGTCCGGGCATAATCCAGGGAGTAGACAAAGAGCTGAGATGTAGCACCAGCTAAAGCACCGGATGCCAAATTCCCTGCGAACCACTTCCAGTAGCCATCCTTGTCTTTCTTGAAGTTAAACATCTTCTTAAAATGGTCTTTGAAAGCAAAATTTAGGGCCTGGAGAAACACGCACGTTTACAGGAATCAAAACACAGTTCTGTAATTCAGAGGAAGCAAATTATGAATTCTGTAATGAAGAATTCCAAAGAAAGACGCAAGACTAGAATCAAGTCATCTGTCAAGGTTGCTGGATTCAATCAACCAACCTGAGTGGGGAAGTATCTGATAACATTTGTATTGTTGCCTCTCCAAAGAGAAAGGACGCCTTCATCCTTGACTGTCCGAGCAAAGCAATCAGTAATTCCCTTGTATCGCTCAGTCAGGCGTCCGGCTTTGATCATCTCCTCCTGATTCTGAATTAAAAGCTTAACTCTCTCAATAGGAGCAGTAGCAGTTTTTGACACAGCACCTGAAACCCCTCCCATGAGGAAATCCACCATAAAGCTAGAAAAGCCCGTCTCTTTTGCTGAAGGGATCAGAACAGGGGACACTTGCGATACATGATGGAGTCCAGTAACTTGGGAGGCTGGGAAGCAAGGGCTTCCGAGACCAGTAACTTGGGAGGCTGGGAAGCAAGGGCTTCCGAGACCACCATTGACATATCCACCCGTAAAATTTTCTATGCTAGCATTTCTACGATGCATGTAAGGAGATGGTTGAGCACAAACATAGAATCTCCCCTGCATTTTCTGAATTACAGATGGCTGATGGAAACTATCCGCCATCTTTGCTTATCAACTTGGTGATCTGCAAAGTTGCAAAACAATGCTGATGATTCCAGACCACCCAAAAAGGAActgtaatttctggtttggtgaATGAAGTTTAAAGAACACCAAGAAGGCTCAATTCTTCACAAAACAACTTATGAAATATATGTAGACGTCCTCTAGCTTATATATTAACAAGAAAAGACGAGAATTGTCTGCATAACAGTATAGTTCCGCGGTTCATGGACTGACCAAGCATCTTTAGAAAATTCCCCGATTCGCTGTATGAATCTGTAAATAACTTGAGCTGTATGTCAAGCTAATGTGGACATTAACATATAAAAATAGGTCGGAAGGCATAACTTGTTATAACATAAGCTTAATTTTCGGCTCGGCTGAAGTCCGAAGTAAATCTTGTGCGTCAGATGAATCCATGCATAAGAAAATCAACGTACAGTTTATAGATCAGTCAACTAATTATTGATTTATGAATCGAAACCTCTGAGAATATGCCAAGCTGAGAATGAAGCAGAATGGGGTAAGCTGAGCCTCATTCCAGAACGTTGAAAATTCGCTGAGATAAATAATATTCTTGTTAGTGTACAAATTTGCTTCAGCCTCTTTAAAAAACAGTTAAAAAACGGGAACGCgtctttgaatgatttttcaaaacCTGACAACTCTTGACTGTTTTGAAAAGTAAAAGTAATTGACTTTCTTTGGTCAAAATGGTgaatataaataaaagaaacaaaaaatgttgAACTTGGTCTACTGTAACAAAATGGGTCCAATTATCATAAACTATTATATGTCTGCAGTTACTACATGTTTGAGTCATAAATCTCTGAACGGCTTTGAATGGGAGCAGCAAGCTCGGAAATATAGGCATAAAACCTCCAAGCACCAATGAATCTCTGTTGGTTGACTTGGGCTCAGGAGTGATGTTCAATTTGCCAATTATTTGATCGAGAGTAGTGCAACGTCACTGAGATGATCATTGTTGATCGCTTTCATCAACGTTTCACTGATCATGGATTGAAAGAGATTGGGAAGAAGCTTTATCATGTAAAATGCAGCTTGAGAGAAATTCACATCCCATAGTCACAATTAGACACGTCAAAATGGATGACtgccagatttgggttggttaaAATGGGTAACGAGTATAAATGaatcaactcatttataccccatttaattagatagaTATAAATgggtaaaacaaaaaaataaattgggtAATCTAGTaatccatttataacccatttattttaatttttt of Coffea arabica cultivar ET-39 chromosome 5c, Coffea Arabica ET-39 HiFi, whole genome shotgun sequence contains these proteins:
- the LOC113689866 gene encoding ADP,ATP carrier protein codes for the protein MADSFHQPSVIQKMQGRFYVCAQPSPYMHRRNASIENFTGGYVNGGLGSPCFPASQVTGLGSPCFPASQVTGLHHVSQVSPVLIPSAKETGFSSFMVDFLMGGVSGAVSKTATAPIERVKLLIQNQEEMIKAGRLTERYKGITDCFARTVKDEGVLSLWRGNNTNVIRYFPTQALNFAFKDHFKKMFNFKKDKDGYWKWFAGNLASGALAGATSQLFVYSLDYARTRLTNDAKAVTKGGERQFNGLIDVYRKTIRSDGIAGLYRGFNTSLAGIIVYRGLYFGLYDSLKPVVLVGDLQDSFFASFLLGWGVTNGAGLASYPFDTVRRRMMMTSGEAVKYKGSVDAFAQIIKNEGAKSLFRGAGANILRAIAGAGVLAGYDKLQLIYFGKKY